One Labilithrix sp. DNA window includes the following coding sequences:
- a CDS encoding LodA/GoxA family CTQ-dependent oxidase has protein sequence MSDPKITRRQLIGGAAAGAALGVACRRDYFAQSESQLNGDEQIVRAVIHPGIGVARVGNSAEGFFIGPEVVEPTITEVGQSRDGAGALKRQAARFRIYGYNAQGQIVREITGDNADVDWFVQLANKKAAWYRFIAAMDLPESSTLKCIRRNAGVTDRASLVAGGGTKTIKGKSISGPAYRFDTRLFGAPVSLGEVRTDEHGRLLVLGGLGKAGSPENKPIYDPRDGDSFNNADGWWDDIADGPVSAVVRLGGRQIPVEPAWVIVGPPNYAPDVIGWRTMHDLLVDTFVDAGMLALPATTSFTKDVLPALRRLSNLQWVNRGFSEGYRKGVQFDFDDATSIANLNRRDADNKGFREQIRSSFRPPGKARRDWPWIYGDAFGTFDQSPAVDLSVGHLRSLHLERWANGDFIDDWDPTAKPLRALEQVPLGEQPAMLDMAALHFCLADAFHPGCELTWPMRHATMYSAPFRVKRRQESDKEPDYGPELTQAIALGPNGPLHAQAAGDLTRWMAMPWHGDTIFCRSGYEPQYDPYLPTFWPARVPNHVLTAEDYATAMNTSLPREQRLAAFRNRASWVRRMTGGPPAQMMQMVREWDLLGVVEARPGPASDPDLPAQMFVESLPPSVRGSGGSVPLGETAPPGSAASAAQQAGWDDEAQLEAFRQIRIRRPQ, from the coding sequence ATGAGCGATCCGAAGATCACACGCCGTCAGCTCATCGGCGGAGCCGCGGCGGGCGCCGCCCTTGGCGTCGCGTGCCGGCGGGACTACTTCGCGCAGTCGGAGTCGCAGCTCAACGGGGACGAGCAGATCGTCCGCGCCGTCATCCACCCCGGCATCGGCGTCGCGCGCGTCGGCAACAGCGCCGAGGGCTTCTTCATCGGGCCCGAGGTCGTGGAGCCCACGATCACGGAGGTGGGGCAGAGCCGCGACGGGGCGGGCGCGCTCAAGCGGCAGGCCGCGCGCTTCCGCATCTACGGCTACAACGCGCAGGGGCAGATCGTCCGTGAGATCACGGGCGACAACGCCGACGTCGACTGGTTCGTGCAGCTCGCGAACAAGAAGGCGGCCTGGTACCGCTTCATCGCGGCGATGGACCTGCCGGAGTCCTCGACCCTGAAGTGCATCCGCCGCAACGCGGGCGTCACCGATCGCGCGTCGCTCGTCGCGGGCGGCGGCACGAAGACGATCAAGGGCAAGAGCATCTCGGGTCCGGCCTACCGCTTCGACACGAGGCTCTTCGGCGCGCCGGTCTCGCTCGGCGAGGTCCGCACCGACGAGCACGGCCGGCTCCTCGTCCTCGGCGGCCTCGGCAAGGCGGGCTCGCCCGAGAACAAACCGATCTACGATCCGCGCGACGGCGACAGCTTCAACAACGCGGACGGCTGGTGGGACGACATCGCGGACGGTCCCGTCAGCGCGGTGGTGCGCCTCGGCGGCCGGCAGATCCCGGTCGAGCCGGCGTGGGTCATCGTCGGTCCGCCGAACTACGCGCCCGACGTCATCGGCTGGCGCACGATGCACGATCTCCTCGTCGACACGTTCGTCGACGCGGGCATGCTCGCGCTTCCGGCCACCACGTCGTTCACGAAGGACGTGCTCCCGGCGCTGCGCCGGCTCTCGAACCTGCAGTGGGTGAACAGGGGCTTTTCGGAGGGCTACCGCAAGGGCGTCCAGTTCGACTTCGACGACGCGACGAGCATCGCGAACCTGAACCGGCGCGACGCCGACAACAAGGGATTCCGCGAGCAGATCCGGAGCTCCTTCCGCCCGCCGGGCAAGGCGCGCCGCGACTGGCCGTGGATCTACGGCGACGCGTTCGGCACCTTCGATCAGTCGCCGGCGGTCGATCTCTCGGTCGGGCATCTCCGCTCGCTCCACCTCGAGCGCTGGGCGAACGGCGACTTCATCGACGACTGGGACCCGACCGCGAAGCCGCTCCGCGCGCTCGAGCAGGTGCCGCTCGGCGAGCAGCCCGCGATGCTCGACATGGCGGCGCTCCACTTCTGCCTCGCGGACGCGTTCCACCCCGGCTGCGAGCTCACGTGGCCGATGCGCCACGCGACCATGTATTCTGCACCTTTCCGCGTCAAGCGCCGGCAGGAGAGCGACAAGGAGCCGGACTACGGCCCCGAGCTCACGCAGGCGATCGCGCTCGGCCCGAACGGCCCGCTCCACGCGCAGGCGGCGGGCGACCTCACGCGCTGGATGGCGATGCCGTGGCACGGCGACACGATCTTCTGCCGCTCCGGCTACGAGCCCCAATACGATCCGTATTTGCCGACGTTCTGGCCGGCGCGCGTCCCGAACCACGTGCTCACGGCGGAGGACTACGCGACCGCGATGAACACGTCGCTCCCGCGCGAGCAGCGCCTCGCCGCGTTCCGCAACCGCGCGAGCTGGGTGCGCCGCATGACGGGCGGCCCGCCCGCGCAGATGATGCAGATGGTCCGCGAGTGGGATCTCCTCGGCGTCGTCGAGGCGCGCCCCGGCCCCGCGAGCGATCCCGATCTCCCGGCGCAGATGTTCGTCGAGTCGCTCCCGCCGTCCGTCCGCGGCAGCGGCGGCAGCGTCCCGCTGGGCGAGACGGCCCCCCCCGGCAGCGCCGCGAGCGCAGCACAACAAGCCGGCTGGGACGACGAGGCCCAGCTCGAGGCTTTCCGTCAAATCCGCATCCGCCGCCCCCAATGA
- a CDS encoding UbiA prenyltransferase family protein, with translation MLAFVPPSAIWCKNDLVSSALESEPPPSVRLKRSSVVKGLIKTIRPHQWVKNLFVMAPMFFHKDLFGTSVGSGDPTLNLMVAGKAFAATAVFCLLAGAVYTINDLVDVEADRIHPVKRERPIASGVVPENMARGFAGLLVVLAFAISLGTLRLHEGTLNWAFTGVAALYFVENIAYSFKLKKVAFLDVGLISFGFVLRVLAGGYATETKVSWYMLACTAGIALFLGFGKRRHELEGATAGKQRAALEAYTKRSLTVALAVTGIATAATYVAYTLDKDTEAFFQTDKLWLTAPFTLFGIYRFLMLVSGRAGRGRKAESPTQEMLSDVPFVLNLVIWVLIVVAIVYRLRPG, from the coding sequence ATGCTCGCGTTCGTGCCTCCCTCCGCCATCTGGTGTAAGAACGACCTCGTGTCCTCGGCCCTGGAATCCGAGCCCCCGCCCTCCGTGCGGCTGAAGCGCTCGTCCGTGGTCAAGGGCCTCATCAAGACGATCCGGCCACACCAGTGGGTGAAGAACCTGTTCGTGATGGCGCCGATGTTCTTCCACAAGGACCTCTTCGGCACCTCCGTCGGGAGCGGCGATCCGACGCTGAACCTGATGGTCGCGGGGAAGGCCTTCGCCGCGACGGCGGTGTTCTGCCTCCTCGCGGGCGCGGTCTACACGATCAACGACCTCGTCGACGTCGAGGCCGATCGCATCCACCCGGTGAAGCGCGAGCGACCGATCGCGAGCGGCGTCGTCCCGGAGAACATGGCGCGCGGCTTCGCCGGGCTCCTCGTCGTCCTCGCGTTCGCGATCAGCCTCGGCACGCTCCGCCTCCACGAGGGGACGCTCAACTGGGCGTTCACCGGCGTCGCCGCGCTCTATTTCGTCGAGAACATCGCCTACAGCTTCAAGCTCAAGAAGGTCGCGTTCCTCGACGTCGGTCTCATCTCGTTCGGCTTCGTGCTCCGCGTCCTCGCCGGCGGCTACGCGACGGAGACGAAGGTGAGCTGGTACATGCTCGCGTGCACGGCGGGCATCGCGCTCTTCCTCGGCTTCGGCAAGCGCCGGCACGAGCTCGAAGGCGCCACCGCGGGCAAGCAGCGCGCGGCGCTCGAGGCGTACACGAAGCGGTCGCTCACGGTGGCCCTCGCCGTCACGGGCATCGCGACCGCCGCGACGTACGTGGCCTACACGCTCGACAAGGACACGGAGGCGTTCTTCCAGACCGACAAGCTCTGGTTGACCGCGCCTTTCACGCTCTTCGGCATCTATCGCTTCCTCATGTTGGTCTCCGGCCGCGCCGGCCGCGGCCGCAAGGCGGAGAGCCCGACCCAGGAAATGCTGAGCGACGTCCCGTTCGTGCTGAACCTCGTCATCTGGGTCCTCATCGTCGTCGCGATCGTCTACCGCCTGCGCCCCGGCTGA